One genomic segment of Streptomyces sp. RerS4 includes these proteins:
- a CDS encoding RNA 2'-phosphotransferase: protein MDDKRTVKVSKYVSKHLRHQPERIGLTLDPHGWVEIDELLSAAAHHGFALTRAELDHVVAANDKQRFAVDGTRIRANQGHTVPVDLDLPEAEPPAYLYHGTVARALDAIRAEGLRPMARHHVHLSPDRETATRVGARRGRPIVLSVDAGAMRAAGHVFWISANGVWLTESVPPRFLRLP from the coding sequence ATGGACGACAAGCGCACCGTGAAGGTGTCCAAATACGTCTCGAAACACCTGCGCCATCAGCCGGAACGGATCGGACTCACGCTCGACCCGCACGGTTGGGTGGAGATCGACGAGCTCCTGAGCGCCGCCGCCCACCACGGATTCGCCCTCACCCGGGCCGAGCTCGACCACGTGGTCGCCGCCAACGACAAGCAGCGCTTCGCCGTCGACGGCACCCGCATCCGGGCCAATCAGGGCCACACGGTCCCGGTCGACCTGGACCTGCCGGAAGCCGAACCGCCCGCGTACCTCTACCACGGCACCGTCGCGCGGGCCCTCGACGCGATCCGTGCCGAGGGCCTGCGCCCGATGGCCCGCCACCACGTCCACCTCTCGCCCGACCGCGAAACGGCGACCAGGGTCGGCGCGCGCAGGGGCCGGCCGATCGTCCTGTCCGTCGACGCGGGAGCGATGCGCGCGGCCGGGCACGTCTTCTGGATCAGCGCGAACGGGGTGTGGTTGACGGAGTCCGTACCGCCGCGCTTCCTGCGCCTGCCCTAG